The Drosophila nasuta strain 15112-1781.00 chromosome 2R, ASM2355853v1, whole genome shotgun sequence genome segment CTTATGTTAAACATTGTGTGATTAATAACTAATAGTAAaagcattctttttttttattttttttttatttattgtcaaGTTTTGTTATCTTATGTTGaacatggcgtatgagtaatgtcTAATAGTTAGGGTATCCTTGGGAGCATGcactaaattaataaatcgGTTGGTCAGTCGATTGCATATTCATGCACCCATTGAGATGCGCTGCTCGTACTCGGCAATGCGCAGGCGAACAGGGACAACGAGACTCAGGTCCTCCATCATGGCGTGACGTTGTGGTCGCAGCGTTGCAGCATTTGAGTTCTGACGCGAAATGGTCGCCCTCGATTTCTCCATTGAGGGTTTGCGACGCAATGAGCATTTGCGTTGCACGCCATTGTTGCCATAGGCTGTGGGCGGCTTTGCATTGGGAGTGGCAAACTGATAGGACGCTACATCAGGCACTGAtgtagctgttgctgatgttgtggCAGCCAAGCGTTTGGGTTTAGGTGGCGGCACTAGACCgatgttgccgttgccattgcctgTGGTGGCCACGCCCATCGGACGACTGGAACGCAGCAGCGAGATAAaacgattgttgttgttagtgttttGTGCAGTGCTGCGAGCGGATTCAAAGGTGTTGGTTAGCTTGTTGAAGAAGTTGATTTTGTCGCTGACACTGCGTGTGGTTTCATCATGACCCGCGGccgcaacatcatcatcatcagcaatgTGGCTGCTGGAAGTGAATGTAGCGTTGCAATCCTGTTGTtcctgtcgttgttgttgctgctgcaatgtGAATTGTGGGATGTGCTCATCGGAGCCGTTGTTGCGCTTGGACATTTCCAGCACTTTCTCTCGCAGCTCCATGGACCAACGCTTCTGGCTCTTGTAAAGCTGCGGTCGCAACTCTGGCAGCGGCTTCGCTATCGGTTTTGGTGTAGCCACCACATTCGCTTCTGGTCCGGTAATTGCCAATGCCAGTTCGCTGGTGAAGCGTGGCGTCGGCGGACGCGGCAAATGCTGCAAGTGTTGCTTGGCTGGCAATGGAGTCGAGGTAATgggtgcaacagcaactgcagtcGTCATTTCCTCCTCATCGATGTCCATTTCAAGCTCGCTGAAGCTTGTCGCTTCGATTACCGGCACTGCTGCGGGCAATTTGTAGTTGTAGAATTGAAAGTTGAACGTGCTAATGCTCATTTTGCGATGATGTCTTTACACGACGGCGTTTACAAACTGAATGTATGCCACTTCAAGGAAACGCTGCCCTTATATAGCTGCTACCACAGTTTGCTACCTGCATCCAGGAGGCAATTTACCTGTTCAGGTAGTTGTTCAATCACGATGCGGTGGCCTAAAAAGTTGCCCAGATTAATGCGACGTAAATCCTTGCCGCGAACTTGACTTGGCCAGCGTATTGCGTTTTCCAGGAATTAGGTAgcaagcaaaaaggaaaaaagtaGGAGAATTGCAAAGGTTTCCAATGAACTGCAACCCGAGCACGCGAATTTTGCGTATTTTCCGCGCACCAATTTACCCGAATCCACGATGGGCAGGACCATAAATCAGACAAATGTCGCGGCAATTCGTTCGCTAATCCCCTGTCCCGATGTATCCTACCGCACCTAAAGTACAGCCAACAGTtttgcaaaaactcttgttCACATTATGCTGTGTTACCCAAAAAGGATTAGCGTGCCATGATAATATTTTATGGCCTGACAACTCTCGGCAGTCGCGATTCATAAATAGATTATAAACTCTCAAAAACTGATCCACAAATGTGACAGCTGTcgtttcacaaaaaaaatcaaaatggaaAAACTGGCGAAATTTTATGAGTTTCCTGGTTTTAGAAAACTCACAATTTTCGAAATCAACAGCAACTATTAATTAGCCAACTGCTGTCATCGACAATTATGGCGCATTATAAACACTCGCAAAATTCACTATTGAAAATCACTCT includes the following:
- the LOC132786597 gene encoding protein bottleneck, encoding MSISTFNFQFYNYKLPAAVPVIEATSFSELEMDIDEEEMTTAVAVAPITSTPLPAKQHLQHLPRPPTPRFTSELALAITGPEANVVATPKPIAKPLPELRPQLYKSQKRWSMELREKVLEMSKRNNGSDEHIPQFTLQQQQQRQEQQDCNATFTSSSHIADDDDVAAAGHDETTRSVSDKINFFNKLTNTFESARSTAQNTNNNNRFISLLRSSRPMGVATTGNGNGNIGLVPPPKPKRLAATTSATATSVPDVASYQFATPNAKPPTAYGNNGVQRKCSLRRKPSMEKSRATISRQNSNAATLRPQRHAMMEDLSLVVPVRLRIAEYEQRISMGA